A single Leptospira paudalimensis DNA region contains:
- a CDS encoding UvrD-helicase domain-containing protein — translation MNHPLSNHPNFIEASAGTGKTHLIMQMLGDVMTHDVTNRIKENRLLNFLVLTFTEKAAGELKTRLKLKILELYENGQHPEYYQYLRDLDQVTISTIHGFCNMVLTEYPVETQNNPNVKLTSNEELIRKTFYELKRSQWEGRDKESLANEILISNLKTKEDLVVNTTSKLLADTKDYVFPKFVSLDECIHNAKKSNVSEVILTICEALNGTTGEAITAQGAKGSIQPWMENWHSLESFANAILSEDTKYLTKGLKLIKKLGRSLGNKINATEFDYFLLEGNAIVKKLDQAAVALQGKIKSVVDSLKEIFPLDQLDYEGSIFLQNTVNELTSKTKAIIDKGEYLTYDQMILKVYDVIVRNPNQTLVQSLQERFQVCILDEFQDTDKNQYQIFKTLFLDKDTKSRMLFCIGDPKQSIYGFRGADIGIYLDASRDFESKATLETNYRSTKELIHGLNTIFHDETKEYGTTHFFPIEEPGSSKENYLYKKVSSPDSDTIKYQYVNPDESAIHIFDFKERIQNVDKVRNTWAETIRNEIKRIHTKETTLSYNKKGEREIQEVKLKDIAILCGNQKESALVEFYLSKAGIPCSIYKQRGIYQSREADQIQNLLECLLSSNSSQSYKKILFSDIFSIHPHEIQKFDEHSIDSYEKSLIDKWQRLVKENRYASFFRSVMDETKLFWLEGKSTLEWERKRTNFRQIFQKLLEIQLKSNCSLQELLSHLRELKQKKQSPEEEPLFDRETEEDSVQILTIHASKGLEWPVVFLFYFGNRGNRITNKEYPIEIETPEGKKRKWILDLWDLNPDKEDEQNHFLNEQKRLLYVALTRPNLRLYLPKLNWGGANKLPNSGYSQILYQELERIQSLRNQNPSLTSSFVFRDPNEISEVTKTNPLPTNDTQSKKPTSPILYPSEIKIGRVLLQHSYTSLQANEKNLNVTQEEKKKELEETPDVEVSSTIELPSSAKIGNFLHNILELCDFSIFQSDVDTILQSSVWKWAYQKSFARYPVEVEGKELKIEETVASLLKNAMTAKINLATGNSISLSELKEEEKSAELKFHLFLQNLLKESGASLTDGFEHYLKGAIDLVFVKDQKFYIVDYKSNLLPNNDYSSEAVANAVRDKGYLFQKSVYSFILFEYLKSLFGPEVALDKFGGVYYLFLRGMSGDKQTGIYSDLKHSDSEWTLEQFEGIKKEVMAYIRSASDQLEKVYS, via the coding sequence ATGAACCATCCTTTAAGTAACCATCCCAATTTTATCGAAGCATCTGCTGGAACTGGGAAAACACACCTCATCATGCAAATGTTAGGTGATGTGATGACCCATGATGTAACCAATCGTATCAAAGAAAATCGACTACTCAATTTTTTGGTGCTCACCTTTACCGAAAAAGCTGCTGGGGAATTGAAGACCCGATTAAAATTAAAAATCCTAGAACTCTATGAGAATGGGCAACACCCAGAATACTACCAGTATCTCCGCGATTTAGACCAAGTTACAATCTCCACCATCCATGGTTTCTGCAATATGGTATTAACGGAATACCCAGTCGAAACCCAAAACAATCCCAATGTCAAACTCACATCGAATGAAGAATTGATTCGAAAGACGTTTTACGAATTAAAAAGGAGCCAATGGGAAGGTAGAGACAAAGAGTCACTCGCAAATGAGATTCTCATCTCTAATTTAAAAACGAAGGAAGACCTCGTTGTTAACACAACTTCTAAACTCCTTGCTGACACAAAGGACTATGTATTTCCTAAATTTGTATCCTTAGACGAATGCATTCACAATGCAAAGAAAAGCAATGTCTCGGAAGTCATCCTCACAATCTGTGAAGCTTTAAATGGAACAACTGGTGAAGCAATTACTGCGCAAGGAGCGAAAGGTAGCATCCAACCATGGATGGAGAATTGGCACTCACTCGAATCATTTGCAAATGCGATCCTTAGCGAAGATACAAAGTATCTAACGAAAGGATTGAAACTGATTAAGAAGTTAGGTCGTTCTCTTGGTAACAAAATAAACGCTACAGAATTCGATTATTTCCTATTGGAGGGTAATGCAATTGTCAAAAAATTAGACCAAGCCGCCGTTGCGTTACAAGGGAAAATAAAATCGGTAGTCGATTCTCTGAAGGAAATCTTCCCTCTTGATCAATTGGATTATGAAGGATCTATCTTCTTACAAAATACAGTCAATGAACTCACTTCTAAAACAAAAGCTATTATCGATAAAGGCGAATACCTGACCTATGATCAAATGATCTTAAAGGTATATGATGTGATTGTTCGTAACCCAAACCAAACCTTGGTCCAATCTTTACAAGAACGATTCCAAGTATGTATTCTAGATGAATTCCAAGACACAGACAAAAACCAATACCAAATTTTTAAAACTTTATTTTTAGACAAAGATACAAAGTCAAGAATGCTCTTTTGTATTGGTGACCCGAAACAAAGTATCTACGGATTTCGCGGAGCCGATATTGGAATTTATCTGGACGCATCTCGTGACTTCGAATCCAAAGCTACCTTAGAAACCAATTATCGATCCACAAAAGAATTAATCCATGGTCTCAATACCATTTTCCATGATGAAACAAAAGAATATGGTACAACACATTTTTTCCCCATCGAAGAACCTGGCTCTAGTAAAGAAAACTACTTATATAAGAAAGTATCCTCCCCTGACTCTGATACCATCAAGTACCAATATGTGAATCCTGATGAATCAGCGATTCATATTTTTGATTTCAAAGAACGGATTCAAAACGTAGACAAAGTAAGAAATACTTGGGCGGAGACAATTCGCAATGAAATCAAACGAATCCATACCAAAGAAACAACTCTTTCCTACAATAAAAAAGGCGAACGAGAAATCCAAGAGGTCAAGTTAAAAGACATAGCCATTCTTTGTGGGAATCAGAAGGAATCAGCTCTTGTTGAATTCTATCTATCAAAAGCGGGAATCCCATGTTCCATCTACAAACAAAGAGGGATTTACCAATCCAGAGAAGCCGATCAAATTCAAAATCTCTTGGAATGTTTACTGAGTTCCAACTCTTCACAAAGTTATAAAAAAATTCTATTCTCTGATATCTTTTCTATCCACCCACATGAAATCCAAAAGTTTGATGAACACTCCATTGATTCGTATGAGAAATCACTCATCGATAAGTGGCAAAGACTCGTCAAAGAAAATCGATATGCAAGTTTCTTTCGTTCTGTCATGGACGAAACCAAACTCTTTTGGTTAGAAGGCAAAAGTACACTCGAATGGGAACGGAAACGTACAAACTTCCGGCAAATCTTTCAAAAACTATTAGAAATACAACTGAAGTCAAATTGTAGTTTGCAAGAGTTACTCTCCCATTTACGTGAACTCAAACAAAAAAAACAATCTCCCGAAGAAGAGCCGTTATTTGATCGTGAGACAGAAGAAGATTCTGTACAAATTTTAACCATCCATGCATCAAAAGGATTGGAGTGGCCAGTCGTATTCTTATTTTATTTTGGAAACAGGGGAAACCGTATCACGAATAAAGAATACCCGATCGAAATCGAAACACCGGAAGGTAAAAAACGAAAATGGATTCTTGACTTATGGGATCTAAATCCAGATAAAGAAGACGAACAAAATCATTTCCTGAATGAACAAAAACGCCTGTTATATGTTGCTCTCACAAGGCCTAACCTCAGGCTTTACCTTCCCAAACTCAATTGGGGCGGAGCCAATAAACTTCCCAATTCTGGTTATAGCCAAATCCTCTACCAAGAATTAGAAAGAATCCAATCGTTGAGAAACCAGAATCCTTCTCTAACATCGAGTTTTGTATTCCGAGATCCAAACGAAATTTCAGAAGTTACAAAAACAAATCCTCTACCTACAAATGACACCCAATCGAAGAAACCAACTTCCCCGATTTTATACCCTTCTGAAATCAAAATTGGTAGAGTGCTCTTGCAACATAGTTATACAAGTTTGCAAGCCAATGAAAAAAACTTAAATGTCACCCAAGAAGAAAAGAAAAAAGAATTAGAAGAAACTCCTGATGTGGAAGTGAGTTCGACAATCGAATTGCCCTCAAGTGCGAAGATCGGAAATTTTTTACATAACATTCTTGAATTATGTGATTTCTCTATTTTTCAATCGGATGTGGATACGATTCTACAAAGTTCCGTATGGAAGTGGGCTTACCAAAAATCGTTTGCAAGGTATCCCGTTGAAGTCGAAGGTAAGGAACTTAAAATAGAAGAGACTGTTGCTTCCCTATTAAAAAATGCAATGACGGCAAAGATCAATCTAGCAACTGGCAACTCCATATCCTTAAGTGAATTAAAGGAAGAAGAAAAGTCTGCAGAATTAAAATTCCATTTATTCTTACAAAACTTACTGAAAGAAAGTGGCGCCTCTTTAACTGATGGGTTTGAACACTACTTAAAAGGAGCCATCGATTTGGTGTTTGTAAAGGATCAGAAATTCTATATTGTCGATTATAAATCCAATTTATTACCAAACAACGATTATAGTAGCGAAGCAGTCGCCAATGCCGTCCGTGACAAAGGGTACCTCTTCCAAAAGTCAGTGTATTCCTTTATTTTATTTGAATACCTAAAGTCTCTTTTCGGACCAGAGGTAGCCTTAGATAAGTTTGGCGGAGTCTATTATTTGTTTTTAAGAGGAATGTCTGGTGACAAACAAACTGGTATCTACTCTGATTTAAAACATTCCGATTCCGAATGGACACTCGAGCAGTTTGAAGGAATCAAAAAAGAAGTGATGGCTTATATCCGTAGTGCCTCTGACCAATTGGAAAAGGTATATTCATGA
- a CDS encoding exodeoxyribonuclease V subunit gamma, whose product MPIHYFAGLHLHEITSELTKQIKKEQIENPLRMPLVVVPNTNLIPWLKLNIPKYNDSQLSINVEFTFLEKAILKTIFASLQIPPWAEEENFYDYNSFQKDCFRYLYENQTTLFQNHPEIKTYISDLPKLYYLSDLLTKYFKDYELNRSDWIHNWLRDTKSNISNQLTKDPYWELEKEIYLGINKDDKKNLFYYLVKGKELSLHGNLHFFCLSNLSGTYIDFLKTVSKNPNFNIYIYQFHNGKVIGQNPEKTKNYLSKFAKPQSYIAKEFSNSTKQKEKSKYASGGMLAKLKSILLEEQVKEENYLNDQTVRVWNAPSEYREMESIAHDILHKISASKGTLSLLDFAILVPNTNDYKAAIEWVFHGGIYTTQRLEETPTLHRLHYSLSDLVAKDSSLLYKVFSILFASFLNQRIEKDDFIQLLENPLITGKNKNESSDQTNSVTQLLNSLGSLYDENKEENPYTISFGVKRAVLSVISDEKTTWDNMGMITDPLAEEDSVLHLNLVWEQIKSLQTFFTSEFLQLPTSERFKSFESKWNQFFKFSEETENERIYLTTWLETIAKWCDTEWNNVNDFLQFLTLQTDEIFSNIATQKGNYLTEGITISLLQPMRPIPFSHIYIVGLGEGKFPGSKDLSRFNLRKNDAKPWDLNRVEIQESLLWETILSAEDSITFSYVGKNTLEDKEFEPCSSLFEIMNSLGIDSATEIPLTPYSRFYEMEILHSYDYARNLKQYRSLQAELPKPSFTSLEDLALPNSELKSKKEISISSIASAFKNPILPFIKENLGYIDDEEETSAEEPFYFNSLETYLFKSKFVPLFTESLAKEGIWPWDKDTIAQKINEFSQIAEKKAEFPYGAFHLVTTETLLEELTAIAEVYKTLKAELFSNANGMVYLSSLSIGDTGLRDGFQLPSFPLDENQSITGEWENLIAIGDTYYWFYPRSFVPKPEKANEYVKDYFGKMILLFLSACLFRTIGKKLVIIPILSKQKEKDMILPLDHLPEKESADYIRNIVTLINESPPMYVPNPGLNLFFAENGTDHSEDDRDALESAWKEFLEEEADQILEFESEHMKLSPYGKDLLNQFSFKKVYPLLLPLLRKGFSK is encoded by the coding sequence CAAATTCCTCCTTGGGCAGAAGAGGAAAATTTTTATGATTACAATTCCTTTCAAAAGGATTGTTTTCGTTACCTATATGAAAACCAAACAACCTTATTCCAAAATCATCCAGAGATCAAAACATACATTTCCGATTTACCAAAGTTATACTATTTATCTGATCTATTGACAAAATATTTCAAAGATTATGAATTGAACAGGTCAGACTGGATTCACAACTGGCTAAGGGATACGAAGAGTAACATTTCAAACCAACTCACAAAAGATCCATACTGGGAATTGGAAAAAGAAATTTATCTTGGGATCAACAAAGACGACAAAAAAAACTTATTCTATTACCTCGTGAAAGGAAAAGAATTATCCCTCCATGGGAATTTACATTTTTTTTGTTTGTCCAATTTGTCTGGGACTTATATTGATTTTTTGAAAACAGTTTCGAAGAATCCAAATTTTAACATCTATATCTACCAATTTCATAATGGCAAAGTCATTGGACAAAATCCAGAGAAAACTAAAAACTACTTATCCAAATTTGCAAAACCACAATCCTATATAGCAAAAGAATTTTCAAACAGTACCAAACAAAAAGAAAAATCCAAATATGCAAGTGGTGGTATGCTTGCAAAACTCAAGTCCATCTTACTTGAAGAACAAGTAAAGGAAGAGAACTACTTAAACGACCAAACTGTTCGGGTATGGAATGCACCTTCTGAATACCGCGAGATGGAATCCATCGCACATGATATCCTTCATAAAATAAGTGCAAGCAAAGGGACTTTAAGTTTGTTAGACTTTGCGATCCTTGTTCCCAATACCAATGATTACAAAGCAGCAATTGAATGGGTTTTCCATGGAGGGATTTATACAACACAAAGATTAGAGGAGACCCCTACTCTCCATCGATTGCATTATTCTCTTTCTGATTTAGTGGCAAAAGATTCTTCTTTGTTATACAAAGTATTTTCAATTCTCTTCGCATCGTTTTTAAACCAACGCATTGAAAAAGACGATTTCATTCAATTATTAGAAAATCCACTCATCACTGGCAAAAACAAAAACGAATCCTCTGACCAAACAAATTCCGTAACCCAACTACTCAATTCACTTGGTTCCCTCTATGACGAAAACAAAGAGGAGAACCCATATACCATTTCCTTTGGAGTGAAACGCGCAGTCCTCTCAGTCATCAGTGATGAAAAAACAACTTGGGACAATATGGGTATGATCACAGATCCTTTAGCAGAAGAAGATTCCGTTTTGCATCTCAATTTGGTTTGGGAACAAATCAAATCGTTACAAACGTTTTTTACATCTGAATTTTTACAGTTGCCTACAAGTGAAAGATTTAAGTCATTCGAATCCAAATGGAATCAGTTCTTCAAGTTTAGTGAGGAAACAGAAAACGAAAGGATCTATTTGACTACATGGTTAGAAACCATTGCGAAATGGTGTGATACTGAATGGAATAATGTAAACGACTTCTTACAATTCCTAACCTTGCAAACGGATGAAATCTTTTCTAACATTGCGACTCAAAAAGGAAATTACCTAACAGAAGGGATTACCATTTCTCTCTTGCAACCCATGCGACCCATTCCCTTTTCCCATATCTATATCGTTGGATTAGGCGAAGGAAAATTTCCTGGATCCAAAGATCTATCTAGGTTTAATCTTAGAAAAAATGATGCAAAACCTTGGGATTTGAATCGAGTTGAAATCCAAGAATCATTGCTCTGGGAAACCATTCTATCGGCAGAAGACAGTATCACATTTTCCTATGTTGGTAAGAATACATTAGAAGATAAAGAATTTGAGCCTTGTTCGAGTTTATTTGAGATTATGAATTCACTTGGGATCGATAGTGCGACCGAAATCCCACTAACACCCTATAGTCGATTTTATGAAATGGAAATTCTACATTCCTATGATTATGCTAGAAATTTAAAACAATACAGAAGTTTACAGGCAGAATTGCCAAAACCAAGTTTTACTTCCTTAGAAGATTTGGCTTTGCCTAATTCAGAATTAAAATCCAAAAAAGAAATTTCAATTTCATCCATTGCTTCTGCCTTTAAAAATCCAATTCTCCCCTTCATCAAAGAAAACTTAGGTTATATTGACGATGAAGAGGAAACATCTGCGGAAGAACCATTTTATTTCAATTCACTGGAAACATACCTATTCAAATCAAAATTTGTGCCTCTCTTTACGGAATCATTGGCAAAAGAAGGAATTTGGCCTTGGGACAAAGATACGATTGCACAAAAAATCAATGAGTTCAGTCAAATCGCAGAGAAAAAAGCTGAGTTTCCCTATGGTGCTTTCCATTTAGTCACAACAGAAACCTTATTAGAGGAACTGACTGCAATTGCAGAAGTGTACAAAACATTAAAGGCAGAACTCTTTTCGAATGCGAATGGAATGGTCTATTTGAGTTCACTCTCGATTGGTGATACTGGCTTACGTGACGGTTTCCAATTGCCTTCCTTTCCTTTGGATGAAAACCAATCCATCACGGGCGAGTGGGAAAATCTAATCGCGATCGGTGATACTTACTATTGGTTTTATCCAAGGAGTTTTGTACCAAAACCCGAAAAAGCAAATGAATACGTAAAAGACTATTTTGGTAAGATGATCCTTCTATTCCTCAGTGCATGCCTATTCCGAACGATTGGAAAAAAATTAGTCATCATTCCCATCTTATCAAAACAAAAAGAAAAGGATATGATCCTTCCATTGGACCATTTACCAGAAAAGGAATCGGCAGATTACATTCGAAACATTGTCACACTCATCAATGAATCACCACCTATGTATGTACCAAATCCTGGTCTCAATTTATTTTTTGCGGAAAACGGAACGGATCACTCAGAAGACGATAGAGATGCATTAGAATCAGCATGGAAGGAATTTTTGGAAGAAGAGGCAGACCAAATCTTAGAATTCGAGTCTGAACATATGAAACTATCACCTTATGGAAAGGATTTACTAAACCAATTTTCATTCAAGAAGGTCTATCCCCTACTCTTACCCCTTCTGAGAAAAGGATTTTCAAAATGA